The DNA segment taaggcgtgaaactatctaaatcaaaacattaatttggcatttgatttaaacatagtataaaccaggtgagtttgcaagtttacctagcatgatggctggttagctttactagcgattagcaagcaaataatataatacacatttattcatgaatatgagtgctattttttaatgtttaatcttcagtgatactgaacttgttcagccagctgtgtgtcatcatcttacccaaacattggagtgtcataTGTCcatgctcaacttaactagccataaggcagaggcggcctctatgcaggtgaaccgaacaatggtgtaatgattcagttcgactcccaagacaagacgatgctcacccgactggccaataagaacgtggccccgcccatgacacaattctcacagtgaaagcaaaatcctgacacgagagcaagaaattgcatcaagagcaaagaaaagtgtttcgagaaaaacacttttttttttttgagaaaatattttcacactgatagcaaaaaatatatatttgagttttttttcaaagtattttgagagagattttttttctcataaataatttaaaaaatttcaaatgtatatttttttatgttctatgagaaaatactttctctcaaaactttttttagtctcaaatattattattttttgctattggcatgaaaactttttctctcaaatattattttttccctcatgaaatgtttttttgctatcagtgtgaactttttctctcaaactttgttttttctctcagatcttttattttctcgcatgcaataaagacacatttctaactccATAGGGTTGGGATGATCCTTTCCTATATGGAGCAACATTTAAGATGggtccgtgtatcatccgatcattcaattattccatttaatctggcaaaccaaaaacgaaaaaacgaatcaatattttgtttttctgtttttctgtatgaaccaaatatgaaaaactgacgtttgtttcatagctttcagctcgaaacgggaaatataataaacaaggaaaccaaaacgaaataatggatcaaatttacgttgtctcaatttttctttatttgtttttccatttccCACGGTGCCAACAATTCTGTTTTGTGCATGCGCCTACTTGGCATGCGCAGTGAATAATCTCCAACCGCGTGGAAGCAGTGTCACTCAGTTCTACATTATGGATCCATCGTTTGTGCTTTTCAGCGCCGCCAAAAGAGTGACGCTGAGAGAGGAGGACATGACGATGGAAAAGATTTCTAAAATATTTCAGGTATGGCAATCGAACGTTGCTTATTAGTCTCACACTATCTCCCAAAGATACGTAACATTAGCTAGCTAACTAAAGTAAACGAATGCTAGTTTGCTAGCATTATGTGTGACATTGGGTGAACTGTTCATAGACATCCATATAAGGCCTTTATTATATGATATCGATGGAACTGTTAAGTAACTGTGACAGTTAACTTAGTTGGCAGCCATAGGTTAGTTAGTGGTGATGTTGAATTATTGTGTTGTACAGAGAGGCGTTTCTATTATTTTTCCAACCCATAATCATGTCAATTGGGATAGGCTCAATGACATATAAAGTGGGGTGGGGGATCGCCGTCTCCGTCTAAACGAAAGGCACATCTGATAAAATTCCGTTTTCACCCGTGAGCGTTCTCGTGTAAACACTAAACAGGGCCTAAGTTATGTTAGGTGTTTCTGTATCACCTGTAACTTTCTGTATTCTGTAACTAAACCGCtagtcagagcctgactccacccactggcattGAAAAATGCTCGTCTCTGTAGGCAAATGCGTGGTTAGCTGGTACCCTCTCACGTCACATGGCACCACAACTTCCAATAGGAAAAtacaactgcagtagccaccgttcaatctgaagagggcagcactcagacgtttttacaccatacattgtagaattaaaacactttatacccaaatgtcaaaaaaattacTTGAATTAATGAACATCATTAATAAAGCCCCAGTCTTaaagatcattaactaaaaaaagttgttttagggTTTAGTTAGCCTTTGAGGCAATACAGTTCAATAGCACCACAGGCTCCATCCTCTAAAACGATCATACAGTTGATAGAATGCCTCTTTAaaacagtttcaacaaaaatgtataactttATGACTTTATAACTTTTGCATTATAATAACtgtacatgctttttttttttttttttttgcaggactgTTGTGTTGGATTACATTAATTTTAGCTTACGTTAGGTGAATCGAATAAACTGGCAACCGATAGTAGTACTGGATTTATGCACCTAACAATAGTGGATAAGGTTATTGAATTCCATCACCAGGATTTTGCCTAAATCTTACTTCTTTTTAGGTAACCAGCCAGAGCCTGTACCTCACTGACGATACCAATGTGGCAGTTTTCCCTGGAGCAGAGGGCCACTTCAGTTCATTCGACCTCAGGGACAAGGCCCATTACGAAGTACACAGGGCCGGGGCTGTGCCGGATTCAGGTGTTAACGTTGCTGCGGGGCCACTACCTACTCCTTCCACGAGCAGCCAGTTTCGCTTCTCCAGGTTGGCTAGTTCAGCAAGCCCCTCAGTGCAACCCAGGGCTCAATCTCTGAAATACTTTAGAAGGTAAGgcacttttttttcaatttccatGCCCTTgtcaatagaatataaatataaatgttctcttgtatgttcataatttttaaattaacctAAATTTAATTGTTCTGAATTCCAGGACTGTCAGTCTGGGAGAGGTTCAGAGTGGAAAGCTTGTGAACAGCAGAATGGTGGTTGTAAGATTTACTTAGCAGGAGGCCAGTGTCCCTTCCATGATTGCCAAAGTAAAAGATGCCTTAGGAAGCAATGAACAACTCATCCTGACAGACCACAATGGAGTGGAAATATTGGACTCAGAAGGAACAAGAGGTGCGTCATTTGAAAAATTTTATTGTACCATCTCAAATGATGGTTTTTGTAACCCTGTCTCTTGAAAATGTACTGTGACAATAGCATGAACTTTTAAGTTGCTTCACAGCTAAGTGGCAAATATAATGGGCTATTAATTGTCACGTCAACATTTATAAAGTCTCTCATTTTAAACTGGAGCCATAAACAATGTCAAACCTTTGCAATTtcatataaaaactaaatgaatatgcATTCACATGTCCGTCTTTAAGAATGAGCTTTTAttcttacatactgtatattttatactcAATTAGGCACCTTTTATTGGAAGCAGAACTCGCGAAAAATCATGGCTGTACCAGAGGTTGATTTCCAAGCTGTGCAACAAAAGAGGCGAAGAATCTCGTAAGTCACACCCACAAAGGCTAAGCATGGCCTGAATTAAAGAGCAGCGCTGGTCTGATACAACATATTCAAAGAGACTACATGAAAGCACCTACGTAAAATAATGGCACATTTCTCCCTCAGTCTGTCCAGAAACACTGCCATGTTTATCGGAGTCTTTTCTTTGATACAACTATATTTCCTACAATTGGACACCTTCAGTCAATGGACACTTCATGCAATATTTGATTGGCACAAAAGCAATCATTTCCATAATCAATCTGAATGTAATGGCATGTCACATCATttgtcgggtgagcatcgtcttgtctttggagtcgaactgaatcattacaccattgttcggttcacctgcatagaggccgcctctgccttatggctagttaagttgagcatgGACAtatgacactccaatgtttgggtaagatgatgacacacagctggctgagcaagttcagtatcactgaagattaaacattaaaaaatagcactcatattcatgaatgaatgtctattatattatttgcttgctaatcgctagtaaagctaaccagccatcatgctaggtaaacttgcaaactcacctggtttatactatgtttaaatcaaatgccaaattaatgttttgatttagatagtttcacgccttatttagtgagtagtgagcagtgattgatataccgtttgaaagtgtcccacctagttttgtttaaaatggtctttgtatggttgttgcactacatgtttagctacactgcatgtatagctcacaaactcagctacacggggcttattctaaatattttttaccatctagccgaggtctagagctgacaaggtaaattgcaggtctagaactaactcttacattagcaacccacaaatatgtttgtgcctgtactgtcatggtaattattttttcttttaaatctttcaaacggtTTATAAAtcactgtctaacgttagctagttgtagggttgccaccttccatgcatactaacgttagttgaaagttgtacgggaggttgtatgaacaagcagttactcttcaggtgctttgaggctagcaagtgcaaaggtagaaactatAGCTCACTACTcgctaaataaggcgtgaaactatctaaatcaaaacattaatttggcatttgatttaaacatagtataaaccaggtgagtttgcaagtttacctagcatgatggctggttagctttactagcgattagcaagcaaataatataatacacatttattcatgaatatgagtgctattttttaatgtttaatcttcagtgatactgaacttgttcagccagctgtgtgtcatcatcttacccaaacattggagtgtcataTGTCcatgctcaacttaactagccataaggcagaggcggcctctatgcaggtgaaccgaacaatggtgtaatgattcagttcgactcccaagacaagacgatgctcacccgactggccaataagaacgtggccccgcccatgacacaattctcacagtgaaagcaaaatcctgacacgagagcaagaaattgcatcaagagcaaagaaaagtgtttcgagaaaaacacttttttttttttgagaaaatattttcacactgatagcaaaaaatatatatttgagttttttttcaaagtattttgagagagatttttttctcataaataatttaaaaaatttcaaatgtatatttttttatgttctatgagaaaatactttctctcaaaactttttttagtctcaaatattattattttttgctattggcatgaaaactttttctctcaaatattattttttccctcatgaaatgtttttttgctatcagtgtgaactttttctctcaaactttgttttttctctcagatcttttattttctcgcatgcaataaagacacatttctaactccATAGGGTTGGGATGATCCTTTCCTATATGGAGCAACATTTAAGATGggtccgtgtatcatccgatcattcaattattccatttaatctggcaaaccaaaaacgaaaaaacgaatcaatattttgtttttctgtttttctgtatgaaccaaatatgaaaaactgacgtttgtttcatagctttcagctcgaaacgggaaatataataaacaaggaaaccaaaacgaaataatggatcaaatttacgttgtctcaatttttctttatttgtttttccatttccCACGGTGCCAACAATTCTGTTTTGTGCATGCGCCTACTTGGCATGCGCAGTGAATAATCTCCAACCGCGTGGAAGCAGTGTCACTCAGTTCTACATTATGGATCCATCGTTTGTGCTTTTCAGCGCCGCCAAAAGAGTGACGCTGAGAGAGGAGGACATGACGATGGAAAAGATTTCTAAAATATTTCAGGTATGGCAATCGAACGTTGCTTATTAGTCTCACACTATCTCCCAAAGATACGTAACATTAGCTAGCTAACTAAAGTAAACGAATGCTAGTTTGCTAGCATTATGTGTGACATTGGGTGAACTGTTCATAGACATCCATATAAGGCCTTTATTATATGATATCGATGGAACTGTTAAGTAACTGTGACAGTTAACTTAGTTGGCAGCCATAGGTTAGTTAGTGGTGATGTTGAATTATTGTGTTGTACAGAGAGGCGTTTCTATTATTTTTCCAACCCATAATCATGTCAATTGGGATAGGCTCAATGACATATAAAGTGGGGTGGGGGATCGCCGTCTCCGTCTAAACGAAAGGCACATCTGATAAAATTCCGTTTTCACCCGTGAGCGTTCTCGTGTAAACACTAAACAGGGCCTAAGTTATGTTAGGTGTTTCTGTATCACCTGTAACTTTCTGTATTCTGTAACTAAACCGCtagtcagagcctgactccacccactggcattGAAAAATGCTCGTCTCTGTAGGCAAATGCGTGGTTAGCTGGTACCCTCTCACGTCACATGGCACCACAACTTCCAATAGGAAAAtacaactgcagtagccaccgttcaatctgaagagggcagcactcagacgtttttacaccatacattgtagaattaaaacactttatacccaaatgtcaaaaaaattacTTGAATTAATGAACATCATTAATAAAGCCCCAGTCTTaaagatcattaactaaaaaaagttgttttagggTTTAGTTAGCCTTTGAGGCAATACAGTTCAATAGCACCACAGGCTCCATCCTCTAAAACGATCATACAGTTGATAGAATGCCTCTTTAaaacagtttcaacaaaaatgtataactttATGACTTTATAACTTTTGCATTATAATAACtgtacatgctttttttttttttttttttgcaggactgTTGTGTTGGATTACATTAATTTTAGCTTACGTTAGGTGAATCGAATAAACTGGCAACCGATAGTAGTACTGGATTTATGCACCTAACAATAGTGGATAAGGTTATTGAATTCCATCACCAGGATTTTGCCTAAATCTTACTTCTTTTTAGGTAACCAGCCAGAGCCTGTACCTCACTGACGATACCAATGTGGCAGTTTTCCCTGGAGCAGAGGGCCACTTCAGTTCATTCGACCTCAGGGACAAGGCCCATTACGAAGTACACAGGGCCGGGGCTGTGCCGGATTCAGGTGTTAACGTTGCTGCGGGGCCACTACCTACTCCTTCCACGAGCAGCCAGTTTCGCTTCTCCAGGTTGGCTAGTTCAGCAAGCCCCTCAGTGCAACCCAGGGCTCAATCTCTGAAATACTTTAGAAGGTAAGgcacttttttttcaatttccatGCCCTTgtcaatagaatataaatataaatgttctcttgtatgttcataatttttaaattaacctAAATTTAATTGTTCTGAATTCCAGGACTGTCAGTCTGGGAGAGGTTCAGAGTGGAAAGCTTGTGAACAGCAGAATGGTGGTTGTAAGATTTACTTAGCAGGAGGCCAGTGTCCCTTCCATGATTGCCAAAGTAAAAGATGCCTTAGGAAGCAATGAACAACTCATCCTGACAGACCACAATGGAGTGGAAATATTGGACTCAGAAGGAACAAGAGGTGCGTCATTTGAAAAATTTTATGTACCATCTCAAATGATGGTTTTTGTAACCCTGTCTCTTGAAAATGTACTGTGACAATAGCATGAACTTTTAAGTTGCTTCACAGCTAAGTGGCAAATATAATGGGCTATTAATTGTCACGTCAACATTTATAAAGTCTCTCATTTTAAACTGGAGCCATAAACAATGTCAAACCTTTGCAATTtcatataaaaactaaatgaatatgcATTCACATGTCCGTCTTTAAGAATGAGCTTTTAttcttacatactgtatattttatactcAATTAGGCACCTTTTATTGGAAGCAGAACTCGCGAAAAATCATGGCTGTACCAGAGGTTGATTTCCAAGCTGTGCAACAAAAGAGGCGAAGAATCTCGTAAGTCACACCCACAAAGGCTAAGCATGGCCTGAATTAAAGAGCAGCGCTGGTCTGATACAACATATTCAAAGAGACTACATGAAAGCACCTACGTAAAATAATGGCACATTTCTCCCTCAGTCTGTCCAGAAACACTGCCATGTTTATCGGAGTCTTTTCTTTGATACAACTATATTTCCTACAATTGGACACCTTCAGTCAATGGACACTTCATGCAATATTTGATTGGCACAAAAGCAATCATTTCCATAATCAATCTGAATGTAATGGCATGTCACATCATTTGCATACATTAAcagtttctaatttaatatatacatgtgaCGTTTCTCTTTCACAGACGCAGAGATGAGGAGGGTGGACTGGACAGTGTGTTCGAGAAGATCGAGGAGCTTGTCCTGGCTGCTCAGGGTTTGTCTGAGGTGACAACTGCCATTCAGGGACTCTCTGACTTGGTCCATCGAAACAGGAACACAACATTGGTATTGACTGATGAACAGTCCAGGAATGTTAGGGATACATTCACTTGTCTGGTTTGCAGAGGTAAGTCTTGTCCTTAGGAAGACAAAAAATTATGTATTCAAcctgaaaaacatattttttgttgtttggtgGAATTTATGATGTAGTGGTCATTTAAAAGCTTAAGTGTCCTGCTCCTGGTGTTCTTTGTATAGGCAATTGAGATTAAGGAAACCAGTCCATAAAAACAGAGCCATTCCTTAAAGTCCCTGTAAAGGCAAttctaaaaaaactaattaaaaatgttagaaatgtaTTGCTAAAACATATTACAAAGACTGTGAACTGTGAAGTACTGAATTGTGGAGTTAGACCACTAAACAGTTTTTCACCATTGCtgtgtttagaatttttttggcGGGGCTAAAACGGGGATTCGATGACGCACTGGAGCCCCTGAGCTCCTGGACACGCCCCTACTACGGCTGTAGACAGAGAAAGGAATTTGTTAATTCTCACTTAACTTATGCCATACATAGACTCAGTTACATAAAGGATGCTTTTTGAAATGCTGTCTGACATTCAattggaaaatatttttaattctttaaatagTATGTCTTGTATTGTGTTTTCAAACctctaatatttatttagtacACTGGCAGGAATCATGGAAGATCCAGTATTTGCAGCATGCTGTAGAAGTTTGGTTGGATGCAGATCCTGTATTACTGTGTGGCTTCAGAATTCCTCAATGTGTTTGAAGTGTCGAGCAGATGATTTTTCCATCAACATTCACAAAGTCACTGGCCTTTCTGGTGTAGTAAATGTCATGAGAAGAGTAAATGCTGCTTTTTTGCTTGCCACCAATCGTTATGTTATCTCATGTTATAAATTCTTTCGATATTGAGGATTGATGTTTTTTATGTTGCCTCGATGTTCTTAGCCCTGGAGTTTTAAGTGCTAGAAAATGTCACAATGTTTTATGTTACATCATTGTTCCCACCTCACAGTAGTTTATAAGAGCTAGTAGTCCTAAATGTGGCAAGATGTTTTTATGCTACATCATTGTTCCCAGCCCACAGTAGTTTATAAGAGCTAGTAGTCCTAAATGTGGCAAGATGTTTTTATGCTACATCATTGTTCCCAGCCCACAGTAGTTTATAAGAGCTAGTAGTCCTAAATGTGGCAAGATGTTTTTATGCTACATCATTGTTCCCAGCCCACAGTAGTTTATAAGAGCTAGTAGGCCTAAACGTGGCAATATGTTGTGACAGGCTCTTCTGTGGAGATTTGCAAAGCTGGACTTACTTTGTTTACACAATTTATGTGTCTCTGATTATTCTTTCTGttcaaaagcaaaataaatattttttctttataaaacgACCCTGTGAATAATGTCTAATATAGATACAATGAcagtaaaatgatttattaatggtAACAAAATAGGCAGTTGACATTTTTATGGTGACACTTATATCCACATATAAAGTAAAACTTGTATGGTAAATACTATCAGGGTATACTTACACCCTCTACTTTTGTAGTAGTAACTGCATAATGGTGTCCACAGACACATATGTCCAGCAATCTGTAACAAGGCTCCTCACAATCCACTGCACATGAAATTAGGAACAAGTCTTCGTTACATCAATGAGGTAGATCAAGGCCTCTTTGAAGGGAGCATAGTTGTAATTGACAGCACTGTCAAAAATAACTGAAAGGTCGGGGTAATAACGTGCAAAGTGCTGCTCTGCTCTCACTTTGTCAGCCTCGGACAGAAAGGGATCACTTCCGAATGAAGATACTCTGGTGAGGGAGGATCCCATGTCCCTGTCATACATGTCAGCTGCAACTGTGGCATCTGGTAGAAGATCGGTTGTGATTTTTCTTGGTGTTCCAGTCCCTGCTAGGTGATTTGGTATCCCTCTTTCTTTAAcacaagaaatgttttttgtgatGTCCAATAATAAAACACTTGTAAGGGAAAAGTGACATACCTGGAATTCTGTGAGCATTCCATGATTGCACAAATCTGTTTATGCCAATTTGGCCCATCTGGCAGGTCAGATTAGATGTGCAGAACCTTGTCAGACTGTCCTCCATATCTATTGCTTCCTGATCTTGTAGCTGGATGAGGGCCTCCTTTAGTGGATAATTCACTCTGTTGTTAATTTCTGGCCACATCCTTTCCACTGtgtgattctgtgtgtgtgtgtttttttttttaaaaggagatGATAGAGGTCTGTTAACAATGTGTTTCTATGTTATTAACAGTTGGGAACTAGTGAATAGACTAAGAATAACCTTGTTGTGTAAAATCCCCAAGACCACACAATGTTTAAAACATCATAAGAAAAAGTTCTGTACACAAAATCCTAGAATAAGTATTATCCGAAGTACTGATTGTAACCACTCGTGACaattggccaaggttattgatatatttgaaattattCGATTACTCGTAAAAAGTAGCAGGACATGAATATAATCAAGTAAAGTACAAGTTCCTCAGACTTGTACTTAAGTTAATTATTTGGCTTAATATACTTAGTTACTTTTCACTAATGGTGTAATGTAGATGCAGACGGTTGACATTACCCTTGTTGACTGTGTTTGGAGGTATGGCTGTCTTTGCTGGTTGTGTCTATATTCTGACAGCGTCTCTTGCATGTAGAGGCACAGGTAAAACTCTTTGCCATGATCCACACGAAGTTGATCCCACATTCCATAATGTGTTACTGCAGGTCTACATAAACACATATGAAACgctcaattattaatattattaaaattgataaaatatgttcgatcaaacataacataaaacactGACCTGTACACCTCTTCATAGATGGCTAGATTGTTTTTTACAGGCATAGTTGCATTTGCAACAATTTTCTTGCTGTATCCATCCACAGCAATCACATGAGTCACTCCAAACATGACCAATTTCTCATTTTGGTCCATGTGCATCTTGTGTCCCATATACTCAGCATTATATGGGATTGGGTTAAAGTTACGGGAACCCTATGCAAGCAAGAAACTATATTAGTCAGCATTAGATATAGGCTAGGTATTATTAGGTATACATGCGCATGCTATTGGCTACATGGCCAGAAGGGTCTGCCAGCAGACCTCTGTGGGACTCATCCCATCTGTCAGGACAGAAATTACATCAGAATCACCCAAAACTCTGTAAACTAAAGGTAACCACTGTAATACATAAACAGTTCATGTCAAATATTTAAGTTGAAACAATAATGCACagaattaattgaaaaatattatcTGGATGTGCATGGTTAAAAGGCCACAAAACACAAAGACTAATTCCATAGATTTCACGACTGGTTGACTGTGATTCAGAATATGTTAATATAAGATATGATTTAAAATACTATGTTGTGCAAAGTATTTTAACTGCCGAACTTTAATGTTAACTTAAGCTATATGACGGTTTAATGATATGACTTTGGGTTGGCTAATGAAATGCACAGGAGGTGTATCATCCCAAACTGTTATCTTAAACCTTTATAGAAagccatttaaacatttattcctTAAAACATACTAGTCTCTATTTAAAAActactagtatttatttattagctacTAGTAACTATCCCcgttttactagtaacaattgattACATACTAGTACTTTTTGTTACAAGTGACTATTCCATTAGTTACTAGCAATTATTTTAGTTACTAGTCACTAATTGCacattttttctattctattcaataCTATTTGAATAGTTACTAGTAACTAATGAAAAGGTGATCCCTACAGAGCCCCATAGATTGCAATGGCAAAAATGTTCAATAAGTTACTAGTAACTAATGGAATAGTTATCATACTAGTAACTAAAACTTGCTAGTATCTAATCAACTGTTACTAGTAAAACGGGAATACGTATTAGTAGTTAATGGAGTAGTTAATAGTAACTAATAAGTAAGTACTAGTAGCATTTAAATAGCAACTAGTAAGTTTTAAAGAATAAATGGTAAAAGGGCTTGCCATAAAAACCTTGACAATTACATCCTGAAAGAAAAGATGACAGCCAGAATGACTGAGCTCCACATAGGAGGTCTGTAGTCAGACTCTATTGGGCAAAACCCTgtc comes from the Carassius auratus strain Wakin chromosome 4, ASM336829v1, whole genome shotgun sequence genome and includes:
- the LOC113068074 gene encoding uncharacterized protein LOC113068074, with product MGHKMHMDQNEKLVMFGVTHVIAVDGYSKKIVANATMPVKNNLAIYEEVYRPAVTHYGMWDQLRVDHGKEFYLCLYMQETLSEYRHNQQRQPYLQTQSTRNHTVERMWPEINNRVNYPLKEALIQLQDQEAIDMEDSLTRFCTSNLTCQMGQIGINRFVQSWNAHRIPERGIPNHLAGTGTPRKITTDLLPDATVAADMYDRDMGSSLTRVSSFGSDPFLSEADKVRAEQHFARYYPDLSVIFDSAVNYNYAPFKEALIYLIDVTKTCS